In Streptomyces dangxiongensis, one DNA window encodes the following:
- a CDS encoding ABC transporter ATP-binding protein: MTTDTTTKDTASGATRPGETVLDARGVTMRFGGLTAVRGVDLTVNAGEIVGLIGPNGAGKTTFFNCLTGLYVPTEGEVRYKGAVLPPKSFKVTAAGIARTFQNIRLFANMTVLENVLVGRHTRTKEGFWSAVLRGPGFHRAEKASRERALELLRFVGLDHKAEHLARNLPYGEQRKLEIARALASEPGLLLLDEPTAGMNPQETRVTEELVFAIRDMGIAVLVIEHDMRFIFNLCDRVAVLVQGEKLIEGDSATVQGDERVIAAYLGEPFEDAPGAEEVAEVEAAEAHAGTTTDAAPGKEDDR; this comes from the coding sequence ATGACCACCGACACCACCACCAAGGACACCGCCTCCGGCGCCACCCGGCCCGGCGAGACCGTCCTCGACGCCCGCGGCGTGACCATGCGCTTCGGCGGACTGACCGCCGTGCGCGGCGTCGACCTCACCGTCAACGCCGGCGAGATCGTCGGCCTGATCGGCCCCAACGGCGCCGGCAAGACGACCTTCTTCAACTGCCTGACCGGTCTGTACGTCCCCACCGAGGGCGAGGTCCGTTACAAGGGCGCCGTCCTGCCGCCCAAGTCCTTCAAGGTCACCGCGGCCGGCATCGCGCGGACGTTCCAGAACATCCGGCTGTTCGCCAACATGACGGTCCTGGAGAACGTGCTCGTCGGCCGGCACACCCGCACCAAGGAGGGCTTCTGGTCGGCCGTGCTGCGCGGCCCCGGCTTCCACCGCGCCGAGAAGGCCTCCCGGGAACGGGCCCTGGAACTGCTGCGGTTCGTGGGCCTGGACCACAAGGCCGAGCACCTCGCCCGCAACCTGCCCTACGGCGAGCAGCGCAAGCTGGAGATCGCCCGCGCCCTGGCCAGCGAGCCCGGCCTGCTGCTCCTCGACGAGCCGACGGCCGGCATGAACCCGCAGGAGACCCGGGTCACCGAAGAACTGGTCTTCGCCATCCGGGACATGGGCATCGCCGTCCTCGTCATCGAGCACGACATGCGGTTCATCTTCAACCTGTGCGACCGCGTGGCCGTCCTCGTGCAGGGCGAGAAGCTGATCGAGGGTGACAGCGCGACCGTCCAGGGCGACGAGCGCGTGATCGCGGCCTATCTCGGCGAGCCCTTCGAGGACGCGCCCGGCGCCGAGGAGGTGGCCGAGGTGGAGGCCGCCGAGGCGCACGCCGGGACCACGACGGACGCCGCGCCCGGCAAGGAGGACGACCGATGA
- a CDS encoding branched-chain amino acid ABC transporter permease, whose translation MHELPQQLVNGLLLGSMYGLVAIGYTMVYGIVQLINFAHGEIFMTGAFGALTVWLWLPGGTTMWIALPLMIIGAVIVAVAIAVGAERFAYRPLRNAPRLAPLITAIGLSLALQQAVWAWYPEAKSARTFPQIEGGPFEIGSVTIQTGDIFLVVAAPLSMAVLAYFVMKTRTGRGMQATAQDPDTAKLMGVNTDRIIVIAFALGAAFAAVGAVAYGLKYGEINFRMGFILGLKAFTAAVLGGIGNIYGAMIGGVVLGVAETLATAYIADIPGMDKFGSQSWADVWAFVLLILVLLFRPQGLLGERVADRA comes from the coding sequence GTGCACGAACTGCCGCAGCAGCTGGTCAACGGCCTGCTACTAGGATCCATGTACGGGCTGGTCGCCATCGGCTACACAATGGTCTACGGCATTGTCCAGCTCATCAACTTCGCCCACGGCGAGATCTTCATGACGGGAGCGTTCGGCGCTCTCACCGTGTGGCTCTGGCTTCCCGGCGGCACCACCATGTGGATCGCGCTGCCACTCATGATCATCGGTGCCGTCATCGTCGCCGTCGCCATCGCGGTCGGGGCGGAACGATTCGCCTACCGTCCCCTCCGCAACGCCCCACGGCTCGCCCCGCTCATCACCGCCATCGGCCTCTCCCTCGCGCTCCAGCAGGCGGTGTGGGCCTGGTACCCGGAGGCGAAGTCCGCGCGCACCTTCCCGCAGATCGAGGGCGGCCCCTTCGAGATCGGCAGCGTCACCATCCAGACCGGTGACATCTTCCTGGTCGTCGCGGCCCCCCTCAGCATGGCCGTCCTCGCCTACTTCGTGATGAAGACGCGCACCGGCCGCGGCATGCAGGCCACCGCGCAGGACCCGGACACCGCCAAGCTGATGGGCGTCAACACCGACCGCATCATCGTGATCGCGTTCGCCCTGGGCGCCGCGTTCGCCGCGGTCGGAGCCGTCGCCTACGGCCTGAAGTACGGCGAGATCAACTTCCGGATGGGCTTCATCCTCGGCCTGAAGGCGTTCACCGCGGCCGTCCTCGGCGGCATCGGCAACATCTACGGAGCCATGATCGGCGGCGTGGTCCTCGGCGTGGCCGAGACCCTGGCCACCGCCTACATCGCCGACATCCCGGGCATGGACAAGTTCGGCAGCCAGTCCTGGGCCGACGTCTGGGCCTTCGTACTCCTCATCCTCGTACTGCTGTTCAGGCCACAGGGCCTGCTCGGCGAGCGCGTCGCGGACAGGGCGTGA
- a CDS encoding branched-chain amino acid ABC transporter permease has product MTTQTTAPDTPGAAGTPAPSGLLPLPEKAGRALALGGSVLTAVSTFLAWTWTQDFPGDLTVYGYPGGLQVLVLIGALLATLFALAAYGVRGLARLTPAGPGAALRFATLAAFATSWYTVLAIGTELGGLVNLEPGGFLVAVASLAAFAGSLALPFQRPEPEPADPDDSGWEKFKHGLAHQWETVKAVFTAGPARPVGPLPSYVEILIIVAVLGLGLTVFTYGIGTEYDELFVGFLITAGLGFAALNKAGLISQASQITSRHQNITTCGAFVAAALFPFTQTNDQYATLGVYILIFATVALGLNIVVGLAGLLDLGYVAFLGVGAYAAALVSGSPSSPFHVHFPFWAAVLVGAAASLVFGVLIGAPTLRLRGDYLAIVTLGFGEIFRITANNLDGTSGPDLTNGSNGISSIPNLDVLGFDFGTQHDMGGFTIGRFANYFFLMLIITAVVVLVFRRSGDSRIGRAWVAIREDETAALAMGINGFRVKLIAFAVGASLAGLAGTVQAHVTYTVTPEQYLFAGPIPPNSAFLLAAVVLGGMGTISGPLIGAALLFLIPNKLQFLGNYQLFAFGLALVLLMRFRPEGLIPNRRRQLEFHEEAEAPTLLTKAGA; this is encoded by the coding sequence ATGACCACACAGACCACCGCACCCGACACCCCCGGCGCCGCCGGGACCCCCGCCCCGTCCGGTCTGCTGCCCCTGCCGGAGAAGGCCGGCCGCGCCCTCGCCCTCGGCGGCAGCGTGCTGACGGCCGTCTCCACCTTCCTCGCCTGGACGTGGACCCAGGACTTCCCCGGCGACCTCACCGTCTACGGCTACCCGGGCGGCCTCCAGGTCCTCGTCCTCATCGGCGCGCTCCTCGCCACCCTGTTCGCCCTGGCGGCCTACGGCGTCCGGGGCCTGGCCCGGCTGACGCCCGCCGGGCCCGGCGCGGCCCTGCGGTTCGCCACCCTGGCCGCCTTCGCCACCAGCTGGTACACGGTCCTCGCGATCGGCACCGAACTCGGCGGTCTCGTCAACCTGGAGCCCGGCGGCTTCCTCGTCGCCGTCGCCAGCCTCGCCGCCTTCGCCGGCTCCCTGGCCCTGCCGTTCCAGCGGCCCGAGCCGGAACCGGCCGACCCCGACGACAGCGGCTGGGAGAAGTTCAAGCACGGTCTCGCCCACCAGTGGGAGACGGTCAAGGCGGTCTTCACCGCCGGTCCCGCGCGGCCCGTGGGCCCGCTGCCGTCGTACGTCGAGATTCTGATCATCGTCGCGGTCCTCGGGCTCGGTCTGACCGTCTTCACCTACGGCATCGGCACCGAGTACGACGAACTGTTCGTCGGCTTCCTGATCACCGCGGGCCTGGGCTTCGCCGCGCTCAACAAGGCGGGGCTGATCTCGCAGGCCTCGCAGATCACCTCCCGGCACCAGAACATCACCACCTGCGGCGCGTTCGTCGCGGCGGCGCTGTTCCCCTTCACCCAGACGAACGACCAGTACGCGACCCTCGGCGTCTACATCCTGATCTTCGCCACCGTCGCCCTCGGCCTGAACATCGTCGTCGGCCTCGCCGGCCTCCTCGACCTCGGCTACGTCGCCTTCCTCGGCGTCGGCGCCTACGCGGCCGCCCTGGTCTCCGGCTCCCCCAGCTCGCCCTTCCACGTGCACTTCCCGTTCTGGGCGGCCGTCCTCGTCGGCGCCGCCGCCTCACTCGTCTTCGGCGTGCTGATCGGCGCCCCGACGCTGCGGCTGCGTGGCGACTACCTCGCCATCGTCACCCTCGGCTTCGGTGAGATCTTCCGGATCACCGCGAACAACCTCGACGGCACCTCCGGGCCCGACCTCACCAACGGCTCGAACGGCATCTCGTCGATCCCGAACCTCGACGTCCTCGGCTTCGACTTCGGCACCCAGCACGACATGGGCGGCTTCACCATCGGCCGGTTCGCCAACTACTTCTTCCTGATGCTGATCATCACCGCGGTCGTGGTGCTGGTCTTCCGGCGCAGCGGCGACTCCCGCATCGGACGCGCCTGGGTGGCCATCCGCGAGGACGAGACCGCCGCGCTCGCCATGGGCATCAACGGCTTCCGGGTCAAGCTGATCGCCTTCGCCGTCGGCGCCTCGCTCGCCGGTCTCGCGGGCACCGTCCAGGCCCACGTCACCTACACGGTGACGCCCGAGCAGTACCTGTTCGCCGGTCCCATCCCGCCCAACTCCGCGTTCCTGCTCGCCGCGGTCGTCCTCGGCGGCATGGGCACCATCAGCGGTCCGCTGATCGGCGCGGCCCTGCTCTTCCTGATCCCGAACAAGCTCCAGTTCCTCGGGAACTACCAGCTCTTCGCCTTCGGCCTCGCGCTGGTCCTGCTCATGCGGTTCCGTCCCGAGGGCCTCATCCCCAACCGCCGCCGCCAGCTCGAGTTCCACGAAGAGGCGGAAGCACCCACCCTCCTGACGAAGGCGGGGGCCTGA
- a CDS encoding ANTAR domain-containing response regulator, with protein sequence MTAESPQPVDVPDDDKSHVPPLTTRVVIAEDEALIRLDLKEMLEEEGYTVVGEAGDGEQAVELAREHKPDLVILDVKMPKLDGISAAEKIAEESIAPVLMLTAFSQRDLVERARDAGAMAYLVKPFSKSDVVPAIEMAVSRFTELKQLEQEVADLSQRLETRKLVDRAKSVLQTEYGLTEPAAFRWIQKTSMDRRMSMQQVAEAVIADSEEKKSAKND encoded by the coding sequence GTGACCGCCGAGTCGCCCCAGCCCGTAGACGTGCCCGACGACGACAAGTCGCACGTACCTCCGCTGACGACCCGCGTCGTCATCGCCGAGGACGAGGCCCTGATCCGGCTCGACCTGAAAGAGATGCTCGAGGAAGAGGGGTACACCGTCGTCGGCGAGGCCGGGGACGGTGAGCAGGCCGTCGAGCTGGCTCGCGAGCACAAGCCGGACCTGGTCATCCTCGATGTGAAGATGCCCAAACTGGACGGCATCTCCGCGGCCGAAAAGATCGCCGAGGAGTCGATCGCGCCGGTCCTGATGCTCACCGCGTTCTCGCAGCGCGACCTCGTCGAGCGCGCCCGCGACGCGGGTGCCATGGCGTACCTGGTGAAGCCGTTCAGCAAGAGCGACGTCGTCCCGGCGATCGAGATGGCCGTCTCCCGGTTCACCGAGCTGAAGCAGCTCGAGCAGGAGGTCGCCGACCTTTCCCAGCGGCTGGAGACCCGCAAGCTGGTCGACCGCGCGAAGTCCGTCCTGCAGACGGAGTACGGCCTGACCGAGCCGGCCGCCTTCCGCTGGATCCAGAAGACCTCCATGGACCGCCGCATGTCGATGCAGCAGGTCGCCGAAGCGGTCATCGCGGACAGCGAGGAGAAGAAGTCCGCCAAGAACGACTGA
- a CDS encoding ABC transporter ATP-binding protein, with product MTALLEVEDLRVAYGKIEAVKGISFKVEAGQVVTLIGTNGAGKTTTLRTLSGLLKPVGGQIRFNGRSLKKVPAHEVVSLGLAHSPEGRHIFPRMSIEDNLRLGAFLRNDKPGIEKDIQRAYDLFPILGERRKQAAGTLSGGEQQMLAMGRALMSQPKLLMLDEPSMGLSPIMMQKIMATIAELKAQGTTILLVEQNAQAALSLADQGHVMEVGSIALSGTGQDLLHDESVRKAYLGED from the coding sequence ATGACCGCACTGCTGGAAGTCGAGGACCTGAGGGTCGCCTACGGCAAGATCGAGGCCGTCAAGGGCATCTCCTTCAAGGTCGAGGCCGGTCAGGTGGTCACCCTCATCGGTACCAACGGCGCCGGTAAGACCACCACCCTGCGCACGCTGTCCGGGCTGCTGAAGCCGGTCGGCGGACAGATCAGGTTCAACGGCAGGTCGCTGAAGAAGGTCCCGGCCCACGAGGTGGTCTCACTGGGCCTCGCCCACTCCCCCGAGGGGCGGCACATCTTCCCGCGCATGAGCATCGAGGACAATCTGCGCCTCGGCGCGTTCCTGCGCAACGACAAGCCGGGCATCGAGAAGGACATCCAGCGCGCCTACGACCTGTTCCCCATCCTCGGGGAGCGCCGCAAGCAGGCCGCGGGCACCCTGTCGGGCGGTGAGCAGCAGATGCTGGCGATGGGCAGGGCGCTGATGTCCCAGCCGAAGCTGCTGATGCTGGACGAGCCGTCGATGGGCCTGTCGCCGATCATGATGCAGAAGATCATGGCGACGATCGCCGAGCTGAAGGCCCAGGGCACGACGATCCTGCTGGTCGAGCAGAACGCCCAGGCGGCGCTGTCGCTCGCCGACCAGGGTCATGTCATGGAGGTCGGCAGCATAGCCCTGTCCGGCACGGGCCAGGACCTGCTGCACGACGAGTCGGTGCGCAAGGCCTATCTCGGCGAGGACTGA
- the pyk gene encoding pyruvate kinase codes for MRRAKIVCTLGPATDSYDQIKALVEAGMDVARFNLSHGTHAEHEERYQRVRKAADETGRSVGILADLQGPKIRLGRFAEGPVLLERGDTFTVTVEDGVEGDRHRCGTTYAGLAADVTPGERILVDDGKVCLEVTAVDGPCVHTRVVEGGVVSDHKGLNLPGVAVSVPALSRKDEDDLRWALRTGFDLVALSFVRSGRDAEDVHRIMEEEGRRLPLIAKIEKPQAVENLDGIVAAFDALMVARGDLGVEMPLEEVPIVQKRAVKLARRNAKPVIVATQMLDSMIENSRPTRAEASDVANAVLDGTDAVMLSGETSVGKYPVETVRTMARIVEAAEEDMLAKGLPPLTEQNKPRTQGGAVARAAAEMGDFLGARFLVAFTQSGDTARRLSRYRSPIPLLAFTPEPATRSQLSLTWGAETFLGPHVESTDAMVEQVDELLLKYGRCRKGDVVVITAGSPPGVSGSTNLVRVHHIGEDDSPK; via the coding sequence ATGCGCCGAGCAAAGATCGTTTGTACTCTGGGGCCCGCCACCGACTCGTACGACCAGATCAAGGCACTGGTCGAGGCCGGAATGGACGTCGCCCGGTTCAACCTCAGCCACGGCACCCACGCCGAGCACGAGGAGCGTTACCAGCGGGTGCGGAAGGCGGCCGACGAGACCGGCCGCAGCGTCGGAATCCTCGCCGACCTTCAGGGCCCGAAGATCCGGCTCGGCCGCTTCGCCGAAGGACCGGTACTGCTTGAACGCGGCGACACCTTCACCGTCACCGTGGAGGACGGCGTCGAGGGCGACCGCCACCGGTGCGGCACCACCTACGCCGGCCTCGCCGCCGACGTCACCCCCGGTGAGCGCATCCTCGTCGACGACGGCAAGGTCTGCCTGGAGGTCACCGCCGTCGACGGCCCCTGCGTGCACACGCGGGTGGTCGAGGGCGGCGTCGTCTCCGACCACAAGGGGCTGAACCTCCCCGGCGTCGCCGTCTCCGTCCCCGCCCTGTCCCGGAAGGACGAGGACGATCTGCGCTGGGCGCTGCGCACCGGCTTCGACCTGGTCGCCCTCTCCTTCGTCCGCAGCGGCCGGGACGCCGAGGACGTCCACCGGATCATGGAGGAGGAGGGCCGCCGCCTGCCCCTGATCGCCAAGATCGAGAAGCCGCAGGCCGTGGAGAACCTCGACGGCATCGTGGCCGCCTTCGACGCGCTGATGGTCGCGCGCGGCGACCTGGGCGTGGAGATGCCGCTGGAGGAGGTGCCGATCGTGCAGAAACGCGCGGTCAAGCTGGCCAGGCGTAACGCCAAGCCGGTGATCGTCGCCACCCAGATGCTCGACTCGATGATCGAGAATTCGCGGCCGACCCGCGCCGAGGCCTCCGACGTGGCCAACGCGGTGCTGGACGGCACGGACGCGGTCATGCTCTCCGGCGAGACCAGCGTCGGCAAGTACCCGGTCGAGACCGTGCGCACCATGGCGCGGATCGTCGAGGCGGCCGAGGAGGACATGCTGGCCAAGGGCCTGCCGCCGCTGACCGAGCAGAACAAGCCGCGCACCCAGGGTGGCGCGGTCGCCCGGGCCGCCGCCGAGATGGGTGATTTCCTCGGCGCGAGGTTCCTGGTGGCGTTCACCCAGTCGGGGGACACCGCCCGCCGGCTCTCCCGCTACCGCTCGCCGATCCCGCTGCTCGCCTTCACCCCCGAGCCGGCCACCCGTTCCCAGCTCAGCCTCACCTGGGGCGCCGAGACCTTTCTCGGCCCGCACGTCGAGTCCACGGACGCCATGGTCGAACAGGTGGACGAGCTGTTGCTGAAGTACGGCCGCTGCCGGAAGGGCGACGTCGTGGTGATCACCGCGGGTTCCCCGCCCGGTGTCTCCGGCTCGACCAATCTGGTCCGGGTCCATCACATCGGCGAGGACGACAGCCCGAAGTAG
- a CDS encoding bifunctional metallophosphatase/5'-nucleotidase has product MPLNRRKFLKKSAATGAGVAVAGAAAAPAARAADGKKPQHPAKRYSLTVMGTTDLHGHVFNWDYFKDAEYADKAGNAMGLARISTLVEQVRAERGHCNTLLLDAGDTIQGTPLTYYYAKVEPITAKGGPVHPMAQAMNAIGYDAAALGNHEFNYGIETLRKFEDQLDFPLLGANAVDAKTLRPAFPPYFMKTFHVRGAKPVKVAVLGLTNPGIAIWDKAYVQGKLAFPGLVEQAAKWVPKLRSMGADVVVVSAHSGTSGTSSYGDQVPYVENAAADVARQVPGIDAILVGHAHLEIPELKVVNEKTGRTVVLSEPLCYAERLTLFDIELVFGKGRWEVESVSASLRDSSSVADDPKITKLLTDEHKKVVAYVNQVVGRATGTLTTVEARYRDAPIIDLITKVQEDVVKAALAGTPYASLPVIAQASPFSRTSEIPAGDVTIRGLSSLYVYDNTLVAKLLTGAQVRAYLEYSAEYYVQTAADATVDVEKLTNAGGRPDYNYDYVSGLSYDIDIAQPAGSRIRNLTFQGAALDDAQQFVLAVNNYRANGGGAFPYVATAKELWSESTEIRTRIAEWVTAKGVLDPKDFASVDWKLVRNGTPVF; this is encoded by the coding sequence ATGCCGCTGAACCGCCGGAAGTTCCTGAAGAAGTCCGCCGCCACCGGAGCGGGAGTGGCGGTCGCCGGCGCGGCGGCGGCTCCGGCGGCCCGGGCGGCGGACGGCAAGAAGCCCCAGCATCCCGCCAAGCGGTACTCCCTGACCGTCATGGGCACCACCGACCTGCACGGCCACGTCTTCAACTGGGACTACTTCAAGGACGCGGAGTACGCCGACAAGGCCGGCAACGCCATGGGGCTCGCCCGGATCTCCACCCTGGTGGAGCAGGTGCGCGCGGAGAGGGGCCACTGCAACACCCTGCTGCTGGACGCCGGTGACACCATCCAGGGCACCCCGCTGACCTACTACTACGCCAAGGTGGAGCCGATCACCGCCAAGGGCGGCCCGGTGCACCCGATGGCGCAGGCCATGAACGCGATCGGGTACGACGCGGCGGCCCTCGGCAACCACGAGTTCAACTACGGCATCGAGACGCTGCGCAAGTTCGAGGACCAACTGGACTTCCCGCTGCTCGGCGCCAACGCCGTGGACGCGAAGACGCTGCGGCCCGCGTTCCCGCCGTACTTCATGAAGACGTTCCACGTGCGGGGCGCCAAGCCGGTCAAGGTTGCCGTCCTCGGCCTGACCAACCCGGGCATCGCGATCTGGGACAAGGCGTACGTGCAGGGCAAGCTGGCGTTCCCGGGCCTGGTGGAGCAGGCCGCCAAATGGGTGCCGAAGCTGAGGTCGATGGGCGCGGACGTGGTCGTCGTCTCGGCGCACTCGGGTACGTCGGGCACGTCGTCGTACGGCGACCAGGTGCCCTACGTGGAGAACGCGGCGGCCGACGTGGCCCGGCAGGTGCCCGGCATCGACGCGATCCTGGTCGGCCACGCCCACCTGGAGATCCCGGAGCTGAAGGTCGTCAACGAGAAGACCGGCAGGACCGTCGTCCTCTCCGAGCCGCTGTGCTACGCCGAGCGGCTCACCCTCTTCGACATCGAGCTGGTGTTCGGCAAGGGCCGCTGGGAGGTCGAGTCGGTCTCCGCCTCGCTGCGTGACTCCAGCTCCGTCGCCGACGACCCGAAGATCACCAAGCTGCTCACGGACGAGCACAAGAAGGTCGTCGCATACGTCAACCAGGTCGTGGGCCGGGCGACCGGGACCCTGACCACGGTCGAGGCCCGCTACAGGGACGCCCCCATCATCGACCTGATCACCAAGGTCCAGGAGGACGTGGTCAAGGCGGCGCTCGCGGGCACCCCTTACGCCTCGCTGCCGGTGATCGCCCAGGCCTCGCCGTTCTCCCGGACCTCCGAGATCCCGGCCGGCGACGTCACCATCCGGGGCCTGTCGAGCCTGTACGTGTACGACAACACACTGGTGGCCAAGCTGCTGACGGGGGCCCAGGTGCGCGCCTACCTGGAGTACTCCGCCGAGTACTACGTCCAGACGGCCGCCGACGCCACGGTCGACGTCGAGAAGCTGACCAACGCCGGTGGCCGCCCGGACTACAACTACGACTACGTCTCCGGTCTGTCGTACGACATCGACATCGCCCAGCCGGCCGGGTCGCGGATCAGGAACCTGACGTTCCAGGGGGCCGCGCTGGACGACGCCCAGCAGTTCGTGCTCGCGGTGAACAACTACCGCGCCAACGGCGGCGGCGCCTTCCCGTACGTCGCCACCGCCAAGGAACTGTGGTCGGAGTCCACGGAGATCCGCACCCGGATCGCCGAGTGGGTCACCGCGAAGGGCGTCCTGGACCCGAAGGACTTCGCGTCGGTGGACTGGAAGCTGGTCCGCAACGGCACGCCGGTGTTCTGA
- a CDS encoding lysine N(6)-hydroxylase/L-ornithine N(5)-oxygenase family protein — translation MTHPPRRDPASPRDLVGIGIGPCNLSLAALAQPLAELDAVFYEQRPGFDWHPGLLIDGATVQVPFLADLVTLADPTSPWSFLNYLRSRDRLFPFYFAERFHIQRAEYDAYCRWVAQQLPGLHFRHQVDAVRWNPERDVFEVDHSELDADGEAEALGRTHTRNIVLGIGTAPYVPDPLRPLVDAPGVPVLHAADYLDHRDTVLAAGHVTVVGSGQSGAEVFLDLLRHRPAGREGLHWIGRTEAFAPMEYSKLGLEHFTPDYTRYFHALAEPVRDRLVAAQWQLYKGVDAGTLAAIHDELYRRSLDGGWPDAVLTPGVRVRTAGRVATTQVELHLEHLQQGSRSRLTTDAVVLATGYRERPLDRILAGLDPYIRRDSGGRPRIDEEFRLVLDPSVTGSVHVQNAELHTHGVGAPDLGLAAWRSATILNSLTGKEAYPLAARTAFTSFGLREPAGRVPQSRPAGRLIPLVEGR, via the coding sequence ATGACCCACCCCCCACGCCGCGACCCCGCATCCCCGCGCGACCTGGTCGGCATCGGTATCGGCCCCTGCAACCTCTCCCTGGCCGCGCTCGCCCAGCCGCTCGCCGAACTCGACGCGGTGTTCTACGAACAGCGTCCCGGCTTCGACTGGCACCCCGGGCTGCTCATCGACGGCGCCACCGTCCAAGTGCCCTTCCTCGCCGACCTGGTGACCCTCGCCGACCCCACCAGCCCCTGGAGCTTCCTGAACTACCTCAGGAGCCGCGACCGGCTCTTCCCGTTCTACTTCGCCGAGCGCTTCCACATCCAGCGCGCCGAGTACGACGCCTACTGCCGCTGGGTCGCGCAGCAGCTACCCGGGCTGCACTTCCGCCACCAGGTCGACGCCGTCCGCTGGAACCCCGAGCGGGACGTGTTCGAGGTCGACCACAGCGAGCTCGACGCCGACGGCGAGGCCGAGGCCCTCGGCCGTACGCACACCCGCAACATCGTGCTCGGCATCGGCACCGCCCCCTACGTGCCCGACCCCCTCAGGCCCCTGGTGGACGCGCCCGGTGTACCCGTCCTCCACGCCGCCGACTACCTCGACCACCGCGACACCGTGCTGGCCGCCGGGCACGTCACCGTCGTCGGCTCCGGACAGTCCGGCGCCGAGGTCTTCCTCGACCTGCTGCGCCACCGCCCGGCCGGCCGGGAAGGGCTGCACTGGATCGGCCGTACGGAGGCGTTCGCGCCGATGGAGTACTCCAAGCTGGGCCTGGAGCACTTCACGCCCGACTACACCCGCTACTTCCACGCCCTTGCCGAGCCCGTCCGGGACCGGCTCGTCGCCGCCCAGTGGCAGTTGTACAAGGGCGTCGACGCGGGCACCCTGGCCGCCATCCACGACGAGCTGTACCGCCGCTCCCTGGACGGCGGCTGGCCCGACGCGGTCCTCACCCCCGGCGTCCGCGTCCGCACCGCCGGCCGGGTCGCCACCACCCAGGTGGAACTCCACCTGGAACACCTCCAGCAGGGCAGCCGGTCCCGGCTCACCACCGACGCCGTCGTCCTCGCCACCGGTTACCGCGAGCGTCCCCTCGACCGCATCCTGGCCGGACTCGACCCCTACATCCGCCGGGACAGCGGCGGACGGCCGCGGATCGACGAGGAGTTCCGGCTCGTCCTTGACCCCTCGGTCACCGGCTCGGTCCACGTCCAGAACGCCGAGCTGCACACGCACGGCGTCGGCGCCCCCGACCTCGGCCTGGCCGCCTGGCGCAGTGCCACCATCCTCAACTCGCTCACGGGCAAGGAGGCGTATCCGCTCGCCGCCCGCACGGCCTTCACCAGTTTCGGACTCCGGGAACCCGCGGGCCGGGTCCCGCAGAGCAGACCCGCCGGGCGGCTGATCCCGCTGGTCGAGGGCAGGTGA